The following are from one region of the Verrucomicrobiaceae bacterium genome:
- a CDS encoding alpha-1,4-glucan--maltose-1-phosphate maltosyltransferase, translated as MPAPAHAPTVVIENFSPCIEGGRHPVKRVIGEPLEVACDLFKDGHDVMRAVLRWRLAGTRRWFETDMRFVDNDRWTATCALEKAGRWEYQVEAWGDSFRSWKKTFAVRVGAHDPDVPIEAREGARLLQEAAQRARAAGAAAAAGHIEECAELLTTVAPQDILEVLQSDEMQALMDQFADRDLSTTSATLQVIVERERARFSAWYEFFPRGAEGRSDKHSTFRDCLGRLDHAAHLGFDVIYFPPIHPIGITARKGKNNTLTAHPDDVGSPWAIGGPAGGHRAIEPALGTEEDFVWLIAEAKKRNLEIALDFAINCSPDHPYVKEHPQWFYQRPDGSIRYAENPPKKYQDIYPINFHCADWKALWKELISVVQYWVDLGVKIFRVDNPHTKPVAFWEELISTIQRKDPDVLFLAEAFTKPRMMQVLGKIGFTQSYTYFTWRESRRELEDYARELMHGEMKWYYRANFWPNTPDILPGHLQNAAPQMFRIRAALAATMSSTWGIYGGYELCENEPYPGKEEYNHSEKYQLVQRDYHQPGNINGFIRKLNLIRRENPALHLYDNIRFHHADHGDIISYSKATPDFSNRILCCISLNAHHSAASLVHLDLAALGLDGSRSYKVIDLLHGGTYDWRGADNYVELKPDGVSMHIFRVEQ; from the coding sequence ATGCCTGCTCCAGCCCACGCTCCCACCGTCGTCATTGAGAATTTTTCACCCTGCATCGAGGGTGGTCGCCATCCGGTCAAACGGGTCATTGGCGAGCCCCTGGAAGTCGCCTGTGATCTTTTCAAAGACGGGCACGATGTGATGCGTGCCGTACTGCGCTGGCGGCTCGCAGGCACACGGCGCTGGTTCGAGACGGACATGCGTTTTGTCGATAATGATCGCTGGACCGCCACCTGCGCCCTAGAGAAAGCCGGGCGCTGGGAATACCAAGTCGAGGCCTGGGGAGACTCCTTTCGCTCTTGGAAAAAGACCTTCGCCGTCCGCGTCGGTGCACATGACCCAGATGTCCCCATCGAAGCACGCGAGGGCGCACGCCTGCTCCAAGAGGCTGCGCAGCGTGCCCGTGCCGCAGGTGCCGCCGCCGCCGCTGGCCACATCGAAGAATGCGCCGAGCTACTCACCACCGTCGCCCCACAGGACATCCTCGAAGTCCTCCAATCCGATGAAATGCAGGCACTGATGGATCAGTTCGCCGACCGTGACCTCTCCACCACCTCCGCGACGTTGCAGGTCATCGTCGAGCGTGAGCGGGCACGCTTCTCCGCATGGTATGAGTTCTTCCCACGCGGTGCAGAGGGGAGGAGTGATAAACACAGCACCTTCCGTGATTGTCTAGGCCGTCTGGATCACGCTGCGCATCTCGGCTTTGATGTGATTTATTTCCCACCGATCCACCCCATCGGCATCACCGCCCGCAAAGGGAAAAACAACACCCTCACCGCCCATCCAGACGATGTCGGCAGCCCCTGGGCCATCGGTGGACCGGCCGGCGGTCACCGAGCGATCGAGCCCGCTCTGGGCACGGAGGAAGATTTCGTCTGGCTCATCGCCGAGGCGAAAAAACGCAATCTGGAGATCGCGCTCGACTTCGCGATCAATTGCTCCCCAGACCATCCCTACGTCAAAGAGCACCCCCAGTGGTTTTATCAGCGTCCAGACGGCAGCATCCGCTACGCCGAAAATCCGCCCAAGAAGTATCAAGACATCTACCCCATCAATTTCCACTGCGCAGACTGGAAAGCACTGTGGAAAGAACTCATCAGCGTGGTGCAGTACTGGGTCGATTTGGGAGTGAAGATCTTCCGCGTCGATAACCCACACACAAAGCCCGTCGCCTTCTGGGAGGAGCTGATCAGCACCATCCAGCGGAAGGACCCAGATGTACTCTTCCTCGCAGAGGCCTTCACCAAGCCCAGAATGATGCAGGTGCTGGGCAAAATCGGCTTCACCCAGAGCTACACCTACTTCACCTGGCGTGAGAGCCGCCGTGAGCTGGAAGATTACGCCCGTGAACTCATGCACGGCGAAATGAAATGGTACTACCGGGCCAATTTTTGGCCCAACACGCCCGACATCCTACCTGGGCATCTCCAAAATGCCGCACCACAGATGTTCCGTATCCGCGCCGCACTCGCTGCGACCATGTCCAGCACCTGGGGCATCTACGGCGGTTACGAACTGTGCGAAAACGAGCCCTATCCCGGCAAAGAAGAATACAATCACAGTGAAAAGTACCAGCTCGTCCAGCGGGACTACCATCAGCCCGGTAACATCAACGGCTTCATCCGTAAGCTAAACCTCATCCGCCGCGAAAACCCCGCTCTGCACCTCTACGACAACATCCGCTTCCATCACGCGGATCACGGCGACATCATCTCCTACAGCAAAGCCACGCCGGACTTCAGCAATCGCATCCTCTGCTGCATCAGTCTCAATGCGCATCACTCCGCCGCCAGCCTCGTGCATCTGGATCTCGCAGCTCTGGGGCTCGATGGCTCACGCTCCTACAAAGTCATCGACCTCCTGCATGGCGGCACCTACGACTGGCGCGGCGCAGATAATTACGTGGAGCTGAAGCCCGATGGCGTATCCATGCACATCTTCCGCGTCGAGCAGTGA
- a CDS encoding threonine dehydratase, with protein MPSVSCPLPTLAEIESALALIRPQIPETPTQRWPMLESGWDGELWLKHENQTPAGAFKIRGGLIYIHELRLAEPSVRGVIAASTGNHGRSIATAAKQHGLRAVIVVPQGNNPAKNQAMRDLGAELIEHGREFQESLEFSRLLAQQEGLHAVPSFHPWLVRGVATYGLELFRRVPAELDVVFVPIGLGSGFCGLAAARAALGLRTRIIGVVSAHAPAYALSFQRRAFTEQASTTRIAEGVACRTPNEAALQHILHHAHDVVTVTDDEALEAMREIQLGTQQIAEGAGALAFAALKKQRSLWSGARVACILSGGNASAEVLRMMTA; from the coding sequence ATGCCCAGCGTGAGTTGCCCGCTTCCTACACTGGCCGAAATCGAGTCCGCATTGGCCCTGATCCGGCCACAGATACCGGAGACACCCACCCAGCGCTGGCCCATGCTCGAGAGCGGATGGGATGGCGAGCTGTGGCTCAAACATGAAAACCAAACACCTGCCGGTGCATTTAAAATTCGCGGTGGTTTGATCTACATACATGAGCTTCGCCTTGCGGAGCCCAGCGTCCGTGGCGTCATCGCCGCCTCCACCGGGAATCATGGCCGCTCCATCGCCACGGCAGCAAAGCAGCACGGGCTGCGTGCCGTGATCGTCGTCCCACAGGGCAACAATCCTGCTAAAAACCAAGCCATGCGTGACCTCGGAGCCGAGCTCATCGAGCACGGGCGTGAGTTTCAGGAGTCGCTGGAGTTCTCGCGTTTACTTGCGCAGCAGGAGGGGCTGCATGCGGTGCCCTCCTTTCATCCCTGGCTCGTGCGTGGCGTAGCCACGTATGGTCTGGAGCTCTTTCGCCGTGTCCCCGCAGAGCTAGACGTGGTTTTTGTCCCCATCGGACTGGGATCAGGTTTCTGTGGCCTCGCGGCCGCACGGGCGGCACTAGGGCTGCGCACACGCATCATTGGCGTGGTTTCCGCACATGCACCGGCGTATGCGCTATCCTTTCAGCGCCGGGCCTTCACCGAGCAGGCCAGCACCACCCGCATCGCCGAAGGCGTCGCCTGCCGCACCCCGAATGAGGCCGCCCTCCAGCACATCCTACACCATGCGCATGATGTAGTGACCGTGACCGATGATGAAGCACTCGAAGCCATGCGAGAGATACAGCTCGGCACCCAGCAGATCGCAGAAGGAGCCGGCGCACTCGCTTTTGCCGCGCTGAAAAAGCAGCGCTCGCTCTGGAGTGGTGCCCGCGTGGCCTGCATCCTCAGTGGCGGAAATGCGAGCGCAGAAGTTCTCCGAATGATGACCGCATAA
- a CDS encoding response regulator transcription factor, with product MISLLLIDDHFVVRSGLVASLELEDDLQVVGESDRGEDAARLFAQKKPEVVLMDLQLPGISGIDATAALLREHPGARVLIFSTFARDDEIHAALKAGALGYLQKSSSRDALLAAIRSVARGERSLPAEIEKRLQDRLSEPEITPREREILTLVTRGNANKEIAATLGIGEDTVKQHVSRILMKLKVNDRAQATAEAIRRGLVQV from the coding sequence ATGATCTCACTCCTCCTCATCGACGATCACTTTGTCGTCCGCAGCGGCCTGGTGGCCTCGCTGGAGCTTGAGGATGACCTCCAGGTCGTCGGGGAATCGGATCGCGGGGAGGACGCAGCCCGGCTTTTTGCGCAAAAGAAGCCCGAGGTCGTGCTCATGGACCTCCAACTGCCCGGCATCAGCGGCATCGACGCCACCGCCGCGCTGCTGCGGGAGCATCCCGGTGCCCGCGTGCTCATTTTCTCCACCTTCGCCCGCGATGACGAGATCCACGCCGCGCTGAAAGCCGGAGCGCTCGGCTACCTGCAAAAATCCTCTTCCCGCGATGCCCTGCTGGCCGCCATCCGCAGCGTCGCCCGCGGCGAGCGCTCCCTGCCCGCCGAAATCGAAAAGCGCCTGCAAGACCGCCTGTCCGAGCCCGAGATCACCCCCCGCGAGCGCGAGATCCTCACCCTCGTCACCCGGGGCAACGCCAACAAAGAAATCGCCGCCACGCTCGGCATCGGCGAAGACACCGTGAAGCAGCACGTCAGCCGCATCCTGATGAAGCTGAAGGTCAATGACCGCGCCCAAGCCACGGCAGAGGCGATCCGGCGGGGGCTGGTGCAGGTGTAG
- a CDS encoding SMI1/KNR4 family protein yields the protein MPESTILAAKISVVERFFLASNFSIPAAYRAILGHPERLPGIGSDIFTDPSRIIAFNLDLRAKGWSISPGWPDSFLAIGEDPGGNVLYFDTTIEGDAVWLADHEVSATDSDPSQCIGMKKLADSFSAYAAQAWQRYLKNEGELPTDAQDRSDEFKILRDHPHPMLLENYFEESAARYEVYESWKRRSGDYNLFFSLINIKAEAAYKLLVGAATIAARQQTYGRFRAAVVLLHRLLANSKQIAIPQDGALAAADILKRAEIFNLDGFEPWEAIKQALKRT from the coding sequence ATGCCAGAGTCCACAATCCTCGCCGCCAAGATCTCGGTTGTTGAGCGCTTTTTTTTGGCATCGAATTTTTCGATTCCTGCTGCCTATCGTGCCATCCTTGGCCACCCTGAGAGGTTGCCAGGAATTGGATCTGACATCTTCACCGACCCGTCGCGTATCATTGCGTTTAACCTAGACCTTCGTGCTAAGGGCTGGTCCATCTCGCCCGGTTGGCCAGATTCATTTTTGGCAATTGGTGAGGATCCCGGCGGAAATGTTCTGTACTTCGACACAACTATCGAAGGCGACGCTGTGTGGCTTGCCGATCACGAGGTATCCGCAACCGACTCTGATCCGTCACAGTGTATCGGAATGAAGAAACTGGCCGATTCATTTTCCGCATACGCCGCACAGGCATGGCAACGCTACCTGAAGAATGAGGGCGAGCTGCCAACCGATGCGCAGGATCGTAGTGACGAGTTCAAGATTCTGCGTGACCATCCGCATCCGATGCTGTTGGAGAACTACTTTGAGGAGTCAGCCGCTCGCTACGAAGTCTATGAGTCATGGAAGCGCCGCAGTGGCGACTACAATCTCTTCTTTTCGCTCATCAACATCAAAGCCGAAGCTGCTTACAAATTGTTGGTGGGTGCCGCCACAATTGCAGCCAGACAACAGACCTATGGACGCTTTCGTGCTGCGGTTGTCCTACTGCATCGCTTGCTGGCCAATTCAAAGCAGATCGCAATTCCACAGGACGGTGCCCTAGCGGCTGCAGATATCTTGAAACGCGCGGAAATCTTCAACCTCGACGGCTTCGAGCCATGGGAAGCCATCAAGCAAGCGCTCAAGCGCACCTAA
- a CDS encoding sensor histidine kinase yields MPPFPPTQNTFLQQCAGLLMAFCFLHPAFSAESITRALDIRTLPYERSLEKLPVELTATVGFVESGGTVFVQDDTAGTHLHFKPARNDLRVGDRVRVKGVTMAGLYLPGVEVTEIDVLGHESPPAGVSASYDDLDTGRFHYQRVIVEGLGRTLTPLDENRSLLRLAMGSRVIEVRVDAPLEAAPSLIDARLRITALAAGGINDRRQLVFPYLRVTDWSDVALTQSAAAPDSLPVISVAALLRFGAADEPHHRARIRGTVLAAFEDGRVFLRDVTPPPPPREVKKDEPPKPPLSPAIAIHLSTTPSLRSGDLAEITGFPVMAGFSASLADAQVLSSQPAEPPTAAAVTLRDFQDGSHDADLVQLTASAVLNDFFRTRDGYELRLTSGGTSIRAFLLQNTAPSLQLGSLCQLTGICLVESATTDKSFRSEPDRASLLLRSVADIQVLSTTPFWNARRLVFAIALLGGLVLLTLVWITLQRRQITRLESKIAHQATLDERQRIAREFHDTLEQELTGLSLRLDAATTRPLEEKARTLLETSRSLVSRIQSEARNLVSDLRETGHATTLTEALQLLATRAPEGIAITLDLHPIGPIPPHVTHHLRMIAQEAITNALKHAHPTQIQVHLSESPHLPLSSSPRLPISPSPSLLTLRVSDNGHGFDPTAQTHGQPGHFGCIGIRERARKVGAEVKWESEPGKGTVVCVELPLGK; encoded by the coding sequence GTGCCCCCATTTCCCCCCACCCAGAACACCTTCCTCCAGCAGTGCGCAGGCCTGCTCATGGCGTTCTGTTTTCTTCATCCCGCATTTTCCGCAGAGAGCATCACCCGCGCTCTCGACATCCGCACCCTGCCCTACGAGCGCAGTTTGGAAAAACTCCCCGTCGAGCTGACCGCCACCGTCGGCTTCGTGGAGAGCGGCGGGACCGTTTTCGTGCAAGACGACACCGCAGGCACGCATCTGCACTTCAAACCGGCTCGCAATGACCTCCGCGTCGGCGACCGCGTGCGGGTGAAAGGCGTCACCATGGCTGGACTCTACCTGCCGGGCGTCGAAGTGACGGAGATCGACGTTTTGGGCCACGAATCGCCTCCGGCGGGCGTTTCGGCCAGTTATGACGACCTCGACACGGGGCGCTTTCATTATCAAAGAGTCATCGTCGAGGGCCTCGGGCGCACCTTGACGCCGCTGGATGAAAACCGCTCCCTGCTGCGCCTCGCCATGGGCAGTCGTGTGATCGAGGTGCGGGTCGATGCGCCGCTGGAGGCCGCGCCTTCGCTCATCGATGCCCGCTTGCGCATCACCGCCCTTGCCGCCGGTGGCATCAATGACCGCCGCCAGCTCGTCTTTCCCTATTTGCGTGTCACCGACTGGAGTGATGTCGCCCTCACGCAAAGCGCCGCCGCGCCGGACTCGCTGCCCGTCATCTCCGTCGCTGCGCTGCTGCGCTTTGGCGCGGCGGATGAGCCGCATCACCGCGCCCGCATTCGCGGCACCGTCTTGGCCGCGTTTGAAGATGGCCGCGTCTTCCTGCGAGATGTCACCCCGCCGCCACCGCCGCGTGAGGTCAAAAAAGACGAGCCGCCGAAGCCGCCACTCTCACCAGCCATCGCCATCCATCTCTCCACCACGCCATCGCTGCGCTCCGGTGATTTGGCCGAGATCACCGGCTTTCCCGTCATGGCCGGCTTCAGCGCCTCGCTGGCCGATGCGCAGGTGCTCAGCAGCCAGCCAGCCGAGCCGCCCACCGCCGCCGCCGTCACATTGCGTGATTTTCAGGACGGCTCGCATGATGCCGATCTCGTCCAGCTCACCGCGTCGGCCGTGTTGAACGACTTCTTCCGCACCCGCGACGGCTACGAGCTGCGCCTCACCTCCGGCGGCACCTCCATCCGCGCCTTCCTTCTGCAAAACACCGCGCCCAGTCTCCAGCTCGGCTCCCTCTGCCAGCTCACCGGCATCTGCCTCGTCGAGTCCGCCACCACCGACAAAAGCTTCCGCTCCGAGCCCGACCGCGCCTCCCTCCTCCTGCGCTCCGTTGCGGACATCCAAGTGCTCAGCACCACGCCCTTTTGGAATGCCCGCCGACTCGTTTTCGCCATCGCCCTGCTCGGCGGGCTTGTCCTGCTCACCCTCGTCTGGATCACCCTCCAGCGCCGACAGATCACCCGTTTGGAAAGCAAAATCGCCCACCAGGCCACGCTCGACGAGCGCCAGCGCATCGCCCGCGAGTTTCACGATACCTTGGAGCAGGAGCTCACCGGCCTCTCCCTCCGCCTCGATGCCGCCACCACCCGCCCCCTGGAGGAAAAAGCCCGCACCCTGCTCGAAACCAGCCGCAGCCTCGTCTCCCGCATCCAGAGCGAAGCCCGCAACCTCGTCTCCGACCTGCGCGAAACCGGGCACGCCACCACCTTGACCGAGGCCCTCCAACTCCTCGCCACCCGCGCCCCCGAAGGCATCGCCATCACGCTCGATCTCCACCCCATCGGCCCCATCCCCCCGCACGTCACCCACCACCTCCGCATGATCGCCCAAGAGGCCATCACGAATGCCCTCAAACACGCCCACCCCACCCAAATCCAGGTCCACCTCTCCGAGTCTCCGCATCTCCCCCTCTCCTCTTCTCCCCGCCTCCCAATCTCCCCCTCTCCGAGTCTCCTCACCCTCCGGGTCTCCGACAACGGCCACGGCTTCGACCCCACCGCCCAAACCCACGGCCAACCCGGCCACTTCGGCTGCATCGGCATCCGCGAACGAGCCAGGAAAGTCGGCGCGGAGGTAAAGTGGGAGAGCGAGCCGGGAAAGGGAACGGTGGTGTGTGTCGAGCTACCGCTGGGGAAATGA
- a CDS encoding DUF58 domain-containing protein — protein sequence MADDAPLAHDDLFDAAFLDRLRVLSLRLRKRRQLTRRGAQSSPATGFTREFKDYRHYAPREDYRAIDWRLYARLDKLFVRLYEETQELNLHLLVDTSASMARPFPEKRRQALRFTVALAYLALSAQQRVSLYSVDGTVRQELPPLRGQGNIEKVIQAVLRLKFEGVTNMRRSFEEFRPSRQRFGVIFIISDFLAMRSAVPQRPSPAWRPGRGRITSYKSSIRRSGHRS from the coding sequence ATGGCGGACGACGCCCCACTCGCACACGACGATCTCTTTGACGCAGCCTTCCTCGACCGGCTGCGGGTGCTGTCGTTGCGCCTGCGGAAAAGGCGGCAGCTCACGCGGCGCGGGGCGCAGTCCTCCCCGGCGACGGGCTTCACCCGTGAGTTCAAGGACTACCGCCACTACGCACCGCGTGAGGACTACCGGGCGATTGATTGGCGGCTCTACGCACGGCTGGATAAGCTCTTTGTGCGGCTGTATGAGGAGACGCAGGAGCTGAATCTGCATCTGCTCGTCGATACCAGTGCGTCGATGGCACGGCCTTTCCCGGAGAAGCGGCGGCAGGCGCTGCGCTTCACCGTGGCGCTGGCGTATCTGGCACTCAGTGCGCAGCAGCGAGTGAGCCTCTACAGCGTGGATGGCACCGTACGGCAGGAGCTGCCTCCTCTGAGAGGGCAGGGGAATATCGAAAAGGTCATCCAGGCCGTGCTGCGCCTGAAATTCGAGGGCGTGACGAACATGCGGCGGAGTTTTGAGGAGTTCCGGCCATCGAGGCAGCGATTTGGCGTGATCTTCATCATCAGTGATTTTTTGGCCATGAGATCGGCAGTGCCGCAGAGGCCGTCTCCCGCGTGGCGGCCTGGGCGGGGGAGAATCACTTCCTACAAATCGTCCATCCGCAGGAGCGGGCACCGGAGCTGA
- a CDS encoding type II secretion system F family protein, which yields MVLHWQVAFDEESSNFCALHAFENRPIDLPMPSFTYTALTTTGQTVSGTLSVTSKAEAFRKLESQALTPVKVAQDEKADAAKAKAAEATTGPVRLKRAQLILFTEELADMLDGGLQIEQALRVLQERQESESVRRVAATLRNEVREGSTVAKALKKASPSFDELYCNLVAAGEVSGSLPSILRRLANNLTVMADLQAKVTSAMIYPAFLIGACVMLMIVFMTFMVPQITDLMSKNGQQLPAVTQALISFNNFMAAWWWVILIIITAVFLAFRGYISSPAGRMWWDQIRLGLPLFGPIIAMRFYAQFSHSLGSLVTNGVPLMNSLRLVSKISANVFIQSLLAKVSSMVAEGAPLSNSLKKVGHFPLLLSDMIAVGEQTGTLGRSMEKCAVRYDKELDTRIKRMTSMITPIILVIMAVMVGVVAYSIVAAIAQSVTGINRR from the coding sequence GTGGTTCTGCATTGGCAGGTGGCGTTTGATGAGGAAAGCAGCAACTTCTGTGCCCTCCACGCGTTTGAGAACCGCCCGATCGACCTGCCGATGCCTTCCTTCACCTACACCGCCCTCACCACGACTGGACAGACTGTGTCTGGCACCCTGAGTGTGACATCGAAGGCCGAGGCATTCCGAAAACTCGAGTCTCAGGCCCTCACTCCCGTCAAAGTGGCCCAGGATGAAAAAGCCGATGCCGCGAAGGCAAAAGCTGCCGAGGCGACTACCGGCCCTGTGCGGCTGAAAAGAGCCCAACTCATCCTTTTCACCGAAGAACTCGCCGACATGCTGGATGGCGGCCTGCAGATCGAGCAGGCGCTACGCGTGCTGCAGGAGCGGCAGGAGTCTGAGTCTGTGCGCCGCGTGGCAGCCACGCTGCGCAATGAGGTGCGTGAGGGCTCCACCGTGGCAAAGGCACTGAAAAAAGCCTCTCCCAGCTTCGATGAACTGTATTGCAACCTCGTCGCTGCCGGTGAGGTCAGCGGCTCACTGCCCAGCATCCTGCGCCGTTTGGCGAATAATCTGACCGTCATGGCCGACCTCCAGGCGAAGGTGACATCCGCCATGATTTATCCAGCCTTCCTCATCGGAGCCTGTGTGATGCTGATGATCGTTTTCATGACCTTCATGGTGCCGCAGATCACGGATCTGATGTCCAAAAACGGCCAACAGCTCCCCGCCGTGACGCAGGCTCTCATCAGCTTCAATAACTTCATGGCAGCGTGGTGGTGGGTCATTCTGATCATCATCACGGCGGTCTTTTTGGCCTTTCGTGGCTACATCAGCTCACCTGCTGGCCGCATGTGGTGGGATCAGATTCGGCTGGGGCTGCCGCTTTTCGGCCCGATCATCGCCATGCGCTTCTACGCCCAGTTTTCGCACTCCCTAGGCAGTCTGGTGACCAATGGTGTGCCGCTCATGAATAGCCTGCGGCTCGTCTCCAAGATCTCGGCGAATGTCTTCATCCAGTCTCTCCTGGCAAAAGTCTCCAGCATGGTCGCAGAGGGCGCACCACTCTCCAACTCGCTGAAAAAAGTGGGGCATTTCCCGCTGCTGCTCTCGGACATGATCGCCGTGGGCGAGCAGACCGGCACCCTGGGCCGCTCCATGGAAAAATGCGCCGTGCGCTACGACAAAGAGCTCGATACCCGCATCAAGCGCATGACCAGCATGATCACGCCCATCATCCTCGTCATTATGGCCGTGATGGTCGGCGTCGTCGCCTACTCCATCGTCGCGGCCATCGCCCAGAGCGTCACGGGCATCAATCGCCGGTAA
- the gspG gene encoding type II secretion system major pseudopilin GspG: MKIRNQESKIRNSSAFTLIEIVITLTIIAILASGSIYLLKGQIDSAKDTRVDSDIQAIGLALQSYESRALRKPTTEQGLIALVEKPTIEPVPENYRSFMKEMPKDPWGQEYKYRIPAQNSKDDYDVWSIGPDGKDGTEDDLGNWKKSDVKK; this comes from the coding sequence ATGAAAATCAGGAATCAGGAATCTAAAATCAGGAATTCGTCAGCCTTCACCCTGATCGAGATCGTCATCACGCTCACGATCATCGCCATCCTGGCCTCTGGCTCGATTTACCTGCTCAAAGGCCAGATCGACTCTGCCAAGGACACCCGCGTGGACAGTGACATCCAGGCCATCGGCCTCGCACTCCAAAGCTACGAATCCCGTGCCCTGCGCAAGCCCACCACGGAGCAGGGGCTCATCGCCCTGGTCGAGAAGCCCACTATCGAGCCCGTGCCGGAAAACTACCGCTCCTTCATGAAGGAGATGCCGAAAGATCCCTGGGGCCAAGAATACAAATACCGCATCCCCGCCCAGAACTCCAAAGACGACTACGATGTCTGGTCCATCGGCCCCGATGGCAAAGACGGCACCGAAGACGACCTGGGGAACTGGAAAAAGAGCGACGTGAAGAAGTGA
- a CDS encoding type II secretion system protein, translating to MNPEPRFPQSTLGGKRPSKWSESGITNLTSGFTLIEIIIALTIVGVLAAGTIPLLKGFRDERLAREPVAALVKLAREARFRAMTEKRPYQIAFHATGFTASRFSNPYLTRTQLMDMIHLSQNPPAPLEDYEKNSQENGGGATKTTELPLAPPPPKFDEHWTESYDKPDDMTLTLNSWRISGQTTEEGEKGMVEDDRVPIEGENVILWVFQPSGICMPLKIRIERQSAVFDIEFAALTGDIIKESVEIR from the coding sequence ATGAATCCTGAACCCAGATTCCCCCAATCCACTCTCGGCGGCAAAAGACCGTCGAAGTGGAGCGAATCAGGAATCACGAATCTAACATCAGGATTCACCCTCATCGAGATCATCATCGCCCTCACCATCGTCGGCGTGCTCGCAGCGGGCACCATCCCGCTGCTGAAGGGCTTCCGGGATGAGCGGCTCGCACGCGAGCCCGTCGCTGCATTGGTCAAATTGGCCCGTGAAGCACGCTTCCGCGCCATGACGGAAAAACGGCCCTACCAGATCGCCTTTCACGCCACGGGCTTCACCGCATCACGCTTCTCGAATCCATACCTCACCCGCACGCAGCTCATGGACATGATCCATCTGAGTCAGAACCCACCTGCGCCGCTGGAGGACTATGAAAAAAACAGCCAGGAAAACGGCGGCGGAGCCACCAAGACCACCGAGCTGCCCCTCGCGCCGCCACCTCCGAAATTCGACGAACACTGGACCGAGAGCTACGACAAGCCCGACGACATGACCTTAACACTCAACAGTTGGCGCATCAGCGGCCAAACCACGGAGGAAGGCGAAAAAGGCATGGTCGAAGACGACCGCGTGCCCATCGAGGGCGAAAACGTCATCCTCTGGGTCTTTCAGCCCAGTGGCATCTGTATGCCGCTAAAAATCCGCATCGAGCGGCAGTCCGCTGTCTTCGACATCGAGTTCGCAGCACTCACGGGCGACATCATCAAGGAATCCGTCGAAATCCGATGA
- a CDS encoding prepilin-type N-terminal cleavage/methylation domain-containing protein, translated as MSTSPLNSRPSRHPSLSGFTLIEVVFGITLLSLIVGSVFAVIRGSVDISSEIEHAQRESDSINRFIEHCRRAFTTMPASGTLTLKLVQNTEPVIQELTITGSPDCFPFGRQPISFKDTLLSLRPHPAGITDDANMPVHNLCIYRDGLQPSSIDIDAGLETTDEEGRYWMPLLPDVIAFKWRFYVEKEETWYEEWSKTEWPDLIEANLTLKNRTVPIRMVFGVPVITISAGRAPTSSSSTPAPTPAPTSTGGGGNNRGDGQNSPKPR; from the coding sequence ATGTCCACAAGCCCGCTCAACAGTAGGCCTAGTCGCCACCCATCGCTCTCCGGCTTCACCCTCATCGAGGTCGTCTTTGGCATCACGCTGCTCTCCCTCATCGTCGGCAGTGTCTTTGCCGTCATCCGTGGCTCCGTGGACATCAGCAGTGAGATCGAGCACGCCCAGCGGGAGAGTGACTCCATCAATCGCTTCATCGAGCACTGCCGCCGTGCTTTCACCACCATGCCGGCGAGCGGCACACTCACGCTCAAGCTCGTGCAAAACACCGAGCCCGTGATCCAAGAGCTCACCATCACCGGCTCACCCGATTGCTTCCCCTTTGGCAGGCAGCCCATCAGCTTCAAAGACACCCTCCTCAGCCTGCGCCCGCATCCCGCAGGCATCACCGATGATGCCAACATGCCCGTGCACAATCTCTGCATCTACCGCGATGGCCTCCAGCCCAGCAGCATCGACATCGACGCCGGACTCGAGACCACTGATGAGGAAGGCCGCTACTGGATGCCACTGCTACCCGACGTGATCGCCTTCAAATGGCGCTTCTACGTCGAAAAAGAGGAAACCTGGTACGAAGAGTGGAGCAAGACCGAGTGGCCCGACCTCATCGAGGCGAATCTCACCCTCAAAAACCGCACCGTCCCCATCCGCATGGTTTTCGGCGTGCCTGTCATCACCATCAGCGCAGGCCGTGCACCGACGAGCAGTAGCAGCACCCCGGCACCGACCCCGGCTCCCACCAGCACGGGTGGAGGTGGCAATAACCGTGGCGACGGACAGAATTCACCCAAGCCCCGTTAG